In Nocardioides jishulii, the DNA window CTACCTCGCCTCCACCGGCATCGCCGACACCGCGTACTTCGCCCCCGAGGCCGAGTTCTACATCTTCGACCAGGTCCGCTACTCGACCGGCGTCAACGAGTCGTACTACCACATCGACTCCGTCGAGGGCTGGTGGAACTCTGGCAAGGAGGGCGACAACCTCGGCTACAAGACCCGCCTCAAGGGTGGGTACTTCCCGGTCGCGCCCTACGACCACTACACCGACCTGCGCGACACCATGGTGAAGAACCTCGAGGCCTCCGGCCTGCAGGTCGAGCGCGCCCACCACGAGGTCGGCACCGCCGGCCAGGCGGAGATCAACTATCGCTTCGACACGCTGCTCAAGGCCGCGGACGACGTGATGAAGTTCAAGTACATCATCAAGAACACCGCGTGGGAGGCCGGCAAGTCGGTCACCTTCATGCCGAAGCCGATCTTCGGCGACAACGGCTCGGGCATGCACGTGCACCAGTCGCTGTGGAACGGCAACGAGCCGCTCTTCTACGACGAGACCGGCTACGGCGGCCTCTCGGAGATGGCCCGCCACTACATCGGCGGCATCCTCAAGCACGCCCCGTCGCTGCTGGCCTTCACCAACCCGACGGTGAACTCGTTCCACCGTCTGGTGCCGGGCTTCGAGGCCCCGATCTCGCTGGTCTACTCGTCGCGCAACCGCTCGGCGTCGATCCGCATCCCGCTGACGGGCACGAACCCGAAGGCGAAGCGCGTCGAGACCCGCTTCCCGGACCCGTCCGC includes these proteins:
- the glnA gene encoding type I glutamate--ammonia ligase → MFANSDELLKYIKDEGVEMVDVRFCDLPGIMQHFTVPASSFDESVFKDGLGFDGSSIRGFQAINESDMNLFPDPTTAFIDPFRAAKTLVVNMFIHDPITGEQYSRDPRNIAKKALAYLASTGIADTAYFAPEAEFYIFDQVRYSTGVNESYYHIDSVEGWWNSGKEGDNLGYKTRLKGGYFPVAPYDHYTDLRDTMVKNLEASGLQVERAHHEVGTAGQAEINYRFDTLLKAADDVMKFKYIIKNTAWEAGKSVTFMPKPIFGDNGSGMHVHQSLWNGNEPLFYDETGYGGLSEMARHYIGGILKHAPSLLAFTNPTVNSFHRLVPGFEAPISLVYSSRNRSASIRIPLTGTNPKAKRVETRFPDPSANPYLAFSALMLAGIDGIKNKIEPADPIDKDIYELPPDEMAEIDQVPTSLGAVLDALEDDHDYLTVGNVFTPDLIETWVDYKRTQEIAPVQLRPHPHEFELYYDI